The Ptychodera flava strain L36383 chromosome 18, AS_Pfla_20210202, whole genome shotgun sequence sequence CAGCTTTGTGTAGTGAATTTCCTATATGTATGTTGCTGCGAGGGGTGAACTATGACAATTTCCACTTCTACAGAGGTCAAACTTAGTATTTTTAAGGTAGCTAGATACCTTAttgacactttcagatttttattattttctcagTTCTAGAAGTCAccaaccccaataaagtatgcattttctgaaagccctaaTATTGGGAATTCGACTGTGGACAGTATAcattcattatttgcataatagtcatgtgacaagcgttttgctgaaccttccaaaaataaaaaaaagccaAAATAGCTGTAGCTCACTGCCACATTTTACCCTCTGATAGATATTAACCCTGTACACTTTTGCACTTTCCGCTTAGCAGAAGGGGGGAGGTTTTATCTCTACGAATTTCATTTATTGAGTTTATTGAACAAGCTGAGGGCAGTCCTTTAATACAATGCATCTGCCTTCACCTAATAAAGTTCTCATTCATGCAAATATAGATGCTTTTTGTCAGAACACATGTTGAGGCCATGACTCGGTCTGAGGGTCAAGGTTTCATGAGTGATGCACATAACATATTTTTGGCATTCAGCCAGGAGTTTGTAATTCAATTGAGGTGCCTGTCTGACATATGCTGTCAGACGACAGGTATATTGACCGATATTTTGAGCTTTATACAATCTTAACTTTCATTATTTTCTAAAGAAAGTTATTATTAGAAATGCATGTGAAATGTGGAGTGgtttttagtgaaaataaaaataagatgGTAGGTCAGAGAACATATCTTGCATGGTACGTGTCTCATGAAACCAACTCAAAAGAGCAAGCACAAGCTCCCATGGAGCACAGTATTTCTTGAGGTAACTTCGAAACAGACTGAAAGTGACACTAATTTCTGaaacttgttttttttattagaTTTTTAGGCCAttaaaagaaaattctttgtttgccgtccttggacttttgaaaaacctaccagccagccggggaaaaacaaacacagataaaaaacaaaagtttaacataagctcaattttcatttggtttgctttggaaaaataatatttttatttttagtgacgttaactttttgtttattttcttgattttctctgaaaacctatcaGCGGGTGGATggcaaacaaatatttttttcccagcTTTGTATCAGGTATGTCTTGTACATAAAAACTttatgacaaaaacaaaaaaacttggACTAATAGTAGTTAGGAAGGGAAAATAAATTGTACTCTGAGAAGGAAAGTAAAAATTAAAGTTGCCAGACTTCTTGGTAcagttgaaaaaattattcCAAGTAGAGCCGCGAAGTAGGGAAGTAAATCAATATtccaccacccccccccccgtatcAAATGGTCTACCCTTAACATGATCCAATTACAACTTTGCTGGCGCGCATGGCGCGATGACAGAACGCTTCAAATATCCGACGACGTACACAACCACCGCAGTACTGCACTGCAACCCTTGTcacgaatccgtagcctctaccACTCGGGTAGGTGAGCcccactcccagcagaacacgtcaaggagtggcagggctcgttttcgcagcaactgCAACCCTTGTCACCAATGTACCGTTTGTTGCACCACTTTTGCAGCAGTGGGTCAGTCTCGGCTCCCATGTGATGAAAAATGTCTTCTCCGGAAGAAATCGGTGCACACAGTAACAAAGACAGTGTTGATGGGTTAGCGGAAGCGCCGAAAGCAGTGTCCCTGAAGGACGTTGAAGATCACGAACCAGTGTTAGCCACTCGTGATGGTGAATGTTGCGACTACAGAATGGGCATCTGTAAGCAGTCGGAAAAGTGTGGAAGTAAACATCCCCATGTACCTTATCCATCGTCTTCCAAATGGGATACCCACCACATGCAACGTTTACGTTTCGAATGCTACGCTTTCAACGTGGATCCAAAGAATTGGTCAGATGATAAAGTTATCTGCGAATGGGTATTGCGAGTCTTTCGTCATCGGATCCCCGATACTTTCAGTGAATATGACGACGAAAAGATAGATACTGACCCTGACTTGCCAGAGTTGCCAATCGCATTGCATACAACTCATTCTGAAAGCGTAGCAAGTATCATCGATCGCATGTCGGGTCAGCGTAAGTATAATCTGTGACACAAGCAAGTCCTACACTGTTGACGGCTAGATTTCACCCACTTCGATTTTAGCTAACATTCGGTATACGTGTACCAAAGCACAGTCGCTTCCTCCACACACTGTGACCAAAGGGAGTTTAAAGTCGGTGGCatactgtttgtttgtctgttcgtctgtatgtatatggATGTAGGCATGCATGTATGTCTACATCAAAAACGAGAACGGCAACGcctatttggtgtacagatgcacccaggggtggggatgagaattttgttcaaacgaacattgacatgtatatcCCTCGGGGACCGAACTTATGATATTGttgagtttgttcaaattttggtgaaatttgacAGTTGTGTCCATGTGTTTCatgcaattttccccatttttggtcaaaaaatcttcatctCTGTACGGCTCATCGGATTGCTTTAAAACTTGGTATGCGTGATCGTGAATGATCTTTATATATGTATTACCTCAGTCAGACTCTGGTGAAATTTTTACATTGAAAAACTATCATGTGGCGATTGACCAACCACTATACTCCATTTAAAAGTCTTCATTCATAAGGCCCTTGGTGAGGATCATAATGGAAATAGCATTATAGCACTAGTGGGGATGGCATTGAAGCACAGAGAAATTGAgataaaatctaaaataaagacaaaaactgACTGTATGAAAAGCTTTATCATTATAAAGCGCAGTATTATTATGCAATACAAACCCATAATAAGAACGTGGTTTTTAAAGGTCTCGCAAAAACCCCACGTTTCAAAACAACAGAAATACCCTTGATGGTCTATAGAATAGTTATGTTCATTTCTGTTATCATTTAGCATGAGCAATTATTAAATATGGCATAGGAAAAATGCAGTTTGGGAGTGTCCCGTGGCCCAACCCTATCAATCGACTTTTTTGCCGTTGCGATGTTTGCATGACGATGTATCTTATAATGGAAAGAAAGTATTCCACCCTTTCATAAGCTCCCCACGGGgagtaacttctagggtttccggtTTCGTAATTAGTATCATCTTCAGTGTtcacaaaatgtaataaaaacgtGAATGTGGCGAAAATTCAATTAAAACAATATGCCACACTTGCGAATAAAAAATTTTGCCGTGAAATTTTGGTTTCGCCAGCTAAAGATACAAGTTTTGCCAATTGATGGAAGTGAGTAACACTTCTTCGTTAAAACTGAGGCAGTCTGGAAGCAATGCCCGTCAGAGGGCGTATgggccacagtcacttgtgactTCCCATGAGTGATGGCTACTGCTCTGTGGTATGCATTATGTATACCACACAGCAGCTGTTGTGTTTCAaaccacaagtgactgtggtacTGATGCATTGAGTGTGTTCACATTGTGCATGTCACGTCGATGGAGGTGTCATAGGCACGATCTTCATGGGGTAAAAGTTCATGATGGATTTAAATCAGGACAAGTCCGTTCATTAAAGCAGACTGCACCTGCAGCATTCTTTGGGTCGAGCAATTTCCAACAGACGTATACGTAGCCCTAGCGGGAGAGTCTACTGGTGAGAAATGGAAGGCTAGTGTTGGTTGCACTgccgacacacacacacatggctTATTAATATTTGTTGTGTTAGTTGATACGGGGCAGAGATAAGGGACAGTGTGTGATTGCTATTTGATGTAAATGCAGAGCGTTTTGAGATCACAAGGCACTGGTGATTACCCCGCTGAGGATGTGGCCTTTTAATTGTCGCACAATGACCCCAATAGAAACCGcacatagaaatacaaaaaaaaattaacactggCCAGTACTTttatgttgcaattctgttacAAGTGTAGCATTGCCCCCTGGAGCTATTAAATCAGCAGAACGGACTGATTTTGAGAGATCTTGAAACAAAGGCCTATAAAAATCCCAAGGGTATTCAAATTAAGTTGGATATTCAAAATTGAATCAAAagagttttatttcaaaattctcgTCCTTACTGGTAAATGTAATGGGGGTCCAGACACTTGCACTAAAAACCCGTTTGCCcgacacaacttcgtcccaaaaccatttcgtaccaaaaccagCTCATCCCAAATACTACCTTGTCCAATGCCACTTCTTCCCAAGTAGCACCTAGTATTAAACGACTTCACCCTGAGTATAGTACCATCATAACACTGCCAACAGATCCTAAGACTATGATGCTGTTATGTGTCACAGCGTTGTGTTTACctacaacttggaagcattacTGTATCGggacattttggttaccatgaACCATTTATTCTTGCATAAAGCCATAAATGGTAGCATTCaatggaaaaaaaggaaaacgcAAACTACTAAATGCTGCAACTTAGGTGCCATGCATGGAATTGTGTGAagttattttctcaaaatgtgtACATGACTTTAGTCCAGGGATGATAGATAGgtgatgaaaatttcaatggcagtagttggttattttcagctttaccagaTGGTGATAGTGTGGGGTAAAGTGGTTTGGGGCCAACATTACTCGTGGGGCAAAGAGTCTTTGGTATGAGGTTGTTTTGGTGTGAAGTGGTTATGGGGCAAAACGGTATGGGACATTGACGAGATGATATGATGCGGGGCggtttggtgcgaagtgtctgggaaccatTACATGTGGCATGTGCAGAAGTTGGTCAGGGTTTTTGAGATGATAGATCAATGCTGGTGTTACCACTATTCTTCTCAATAGAATCTGTTGAAGCTTGGACAGTTCATTATTATGGTTGTCCTCATGAGTAAACATGGCATGGATATGTGGCTTAGATTCTTGTAATTAAGAAAAATTTAAGAAACCACGAACAGCCTGACGCTACAGCCTGCATTGCATTCATTTTGACTTAACatatctgataaaatgtgagcacagtgtcattgaggCTATTTTTTGATGTCTAGATCTGTTCATCAGGCATATCTTAAattccattttgttcaaaagatGGTAAAAGGTcagtgacctatgtcatataatatgcaaatcagtttGTTTCATCCAATCCAACATTGCCTCCAggttgccattttgttacaatttcaagtccagaaccataactctgGCCTAGCTAGGTCTATTTCATTCACGCTAGCTactgatatattttctgaaatttttgtgtGAGGCCACTCATAAAATTTATAGTATTGTATACTGTATGTGAATGCTTCTTTTGggaagatttcattcaaagttaaaTATATGCCATTTCAAGATACTGAGTGAATCCAATCTACACTGAtatcactgtacatggtagtggGGACCATtttattgacaatgacttgcTGTAAGTTATAATTTGggtcaagaaatcatatttttcagacCTGTTTGTCAGATGTctttgaaatgttcatattttccctTACAAACTCGACACTCATGCATTGAGTAGAGTCAGTAGCATGAGAGATCTCGGTGTTATTATTGACCAAAGATTATATTTTTGTGACCATGTAAATAACATGATTCAAGGTGCTAGAAAAGCTCTTGGTTTTATTATGAGGAATAGCCATTGTATTAACAGTGTGCacgttttaaaattattgtactttacCTTGGTAAGGTCTAAGCTTGAATATGCTTCTGTTATTTGGAATAGTATTAGTAAACACCAGTCTGATAGAATTGAAAGAGTACAgcataaatttttaacatttcttcataaaagaattactggtttttacagtgatgacattgactcgttgtgcaatatttacaatttacagtcattaaaatcaaggaggactatatttgattatatatttttatacaaatgcataaatgcaaagtttaatgttaatgctttagcttcattttttagtcttcatgtaccaaggttttcaactcggcgtactactttgtttcatgtgccatttggtagagttaattgtgttcgtgactctctttttagtagaattccgagacaatttaatttgcttttaaacgaatacaatgacattgatcctttttctgtaaatttaaatggttttaaaaatgttttaaaacattattttttcagtatttgttaaagtttgttcgTCTTGTCTTCTTGCTTTAActctgtatctgtatttttactaacagtcttccataaatggcctcggctgtggaagtcattattaataaaataaaataaaaaataatatttacttgataaaatttgatatttgatgtcCTTAGAGATGGCAATGTCTAGTTATGTTGAAGTGTCATTTGACTATCTACAACATGGTTGGCCACCTTCTGTCCCTAGGATAATAGTAGAGAAGGACTTTTAGAGGGTATGTTGTACTAAATAATGTctttttgacttttcttttcctttaTTATGTATAGTATCAAAAGAGTTGCAGGAAGATAGTTTCCTTATCATGTTGAAGAATTTTGTATCAAAGTATGATTTAAAAAATGCCAGCATCCAAAAATTGTGCCAGGCTGTCCTTAGAGGGGTAAGTATCCTTTTCTCTCCAATAATGTCTAGCATAACACAATAAATGGCAATCATGCATGTATGTTTACAAACTTATAAAGCCTTACTCTAcagaatttcaaacattttatgtaTCCCAcattttcttccaattctctTTGATGTTCTTTTTACCGTACAATACATGATGTCACATTGTTTCCCTAGAAGTGAAATGTGAACATTAGATTCAAGTGATCACGCCTCCTTTATATTTACTCCACCTCATCTCGGCCAAATCTATAGTGGATGGTCAGCCTGGGACCCCGCTTTATACTGAACAATGCAATG is a genomic window containing:
- the LOC139117959 gene encoding uncharacterized protein isoform X2, which encodes MSSPEEIGAHSNKDSVDGLAEAPKAVSLKDVEDHEPVLATRDGECCDYRMGICKQSEKCGSKHPHVPYPSSSKWDTHHMQRLRFECYAFNVDPKNWSDDKVICEWVLRVFRHRIPDTFSEYDDEKIDTDPDLPELPIALHTTHSESVASIIDRMSGQLSKELQEDSFLIMLKNFVSKYDLKNASIQKLCQAVLRGDFMPQGVTHYAHRNTLFAWVDALNMYSRGAFTESCLDELLASIINSAGNETDTLIRIKIRESTAKTINVCGQAVNVQGDIAVWSAHGDCVLQVITCIEDVGDNESKTEVELGKSSLLKGSCKCVIVSWELVGLCKACKQF